The following proteins come from a genomic window of Aspergillus oryzae RIB40 DNA, chromosome 4:
- a CDS encoding uncharacterized protein (predicted protein), whose amino-acid sequence MDPSSIQTKEKPIEDPNALYLEKGEIVDDVTYDAVFGEITDEGPNYRNVGFFGTVVLMMKTQIGLGVLSIPTAFDTLGMVPGVIVLIAISCITTWSDYMVGSFKLRHREVYGIDDAGALMFGTPGRVVLAAAFCLYWIFVAGSGILGISIGLNAVSTHGACTAIFVAVAAILGFACSSIRTLGKVTWLAWIGLPCILIAILIVTIAVGVQDRPPTAPQTDGPWVADFKIIGNPTFAQAITAVSSLVFAFSGTPGFFSIVSEMRDPRKFTPALLICQAVVTAVYITIGCVVYYYCGSYVASPALGSAGGLIKKIAYGLSLPGLIVTTTIVTHIPAKYIFVHLLRGSKHLISNTVTHWTVWLACTLSITVIAYIIASAIPVFDGLVSLIGALLGTMMCFQPMGCMWLYDNWHKRREGLATKQWWFMVFFSVFVVISGTFLTVAGTYGSVVGIMDSYKTEGGSAAFTCADNSGSV is encoded by the exons ATGGATCCATCTTCAATACAGACGAAAGAGAAACCGATTGAGGATCCCAACGCCCTTTACCTCGAGAAAGGTGAAATCGTCGACGATGTTACCTACGATGCCGTGTTTGGAGAAATCACGGATGAAGGGCCGAACTACCGGAAT GTTGGCTTTTTCGGAACGGTGGTTCTCATGATGAAGACGCAGATCGGGCTGGGTGTTCTTTCCATACCAACAGCCTTTGATACCCTCGGCATGGTTCCCGGCGTGATCGTACTCATCGCGATTTCCTGTATCACGACATGGTCCGACTATATGGTCGGATCTTTCAAGTTGCGTCATCGCGAAGTGTATGGTATTGATGATGCCGGGGCGTTGATGTTTGGTACACCGGGGCGGGTCGTTCTCGCAGCCGCCTTTTGCTTGT ACTGGATCTTCGTTGCAGGCTCCGGTATCCTCGGGATTTCGATTGGCCTAAATGCAGTCTCCACGCATGGTGCCTGTACCGCGATCTTTGTGGCGGTTGCCGCGATTCTAGGCTTTGCCTGTAGTAGCATCCGAACCCTTGGTAAGGTCACTTGGCTGGCATGGATTGGACTGCCGTGTATTCTAATTGCCA TCCTCATTGTCACTATCGCCGTTGGCGTTCAAGACCGCCCGCCCACCGCACCACAAACGGATGGTCCCTGGGTTGCGGACTTCAAAATCATCGGCAATCCGACCTTCGCTCAGGCGATCACCGCGGTGAGCTCACTCGTTTTCGCATTCTCCGGTACTCCCGGGTTCTTCTCCATTGTGTCTGAAATGCGCGACCCTCGCAAGTTCACTCCAGCACTGCTTATCTGTCAAGCTGTTGTGACTGCGGTCTATATCACGATTGGCTGTGTAGTATATTACTACTGTGGATCCTATGTCGCCTCACCAGCCCTGGGCTCAGCCGGTGGATTGATTAAGAAGATCGCCTATGGACTTTCCTTGCCAGGTTTAATCGTTACTACCACTATTGTTACTCAT ATCCCAGCGAAATATATCTTCGTCCATCTGCTTCGCGGCTCCAAACACCTCATCAGTAATACCGTCACGCACTGGACCGTTTGGCTCGCCTGCACCCTCAGCATTACCGTCATTGCCTATATTATCGCCAGCGCGATCCCAGTGTTTGACGGACTTGTGTCGCTCATCGGAGCCTTGCTGGGCACGATGATGTGCTTCCAACCGATGGGTTGCATGTGGCTCTATGATAACTGGCACAAGCGGAGGGAGGGTCTCGCCACGAAACAATGGTGGTTTATGGTTTTCTTCAGTGTCTTTGTAGTCATTTCAGGAACCTTCCTGACCGTGGCTGGGACCTATGGATCCGTCGTTGGGATCATGGACTCATACAAAACAGAAGGTGGCTCAGCTGCCTTCACCTGCGCGGACAACTCTGGGTCTGTGTGA
- a CDS encoding flavin monoamine oxidase family protein (amine oxidase), which produces MTSRDGYQWTATTGLRQGVPSIGVISPPTNVLSTTEDWDVVVVGAGYSGLTASRDACLAGLKVLLIEARDRIGGRSWSSNIGGYPFEMGGTWLSWGQPHIWREVSRYQMRSELEPCFDFSRGVNHFELRTGSQGSSIFSHLEEDALLASALEKFVDVDGAMGRQIIPYPHDAFHNPAARQYDDMSALDRLNALAQSLTPNERAVLESFILLCSCGTLETTSFFEFLHWWALCDYSYKGCLQHLISYKFKGGQSSFAIKFFRESLRTGRLSYAFNSPVQSINDHGDRVVVKTRDGRQYSGARLISTIPLNVLSSVHFSPPLSPQRMAAANIGHVNQCVKVHAEVSCPDMRSWSGISYPFNKLAYAIGDGTTPAGNTHIVCFGGAHNHIQPEEDVEATKMAVENMSPGNMDIKRLVFHNWCKDEFAKGAWFFAPPQLLSKSLDELRCRHGNVLFANSDWAVGWRSFIDGAIEEGTRAAVTVIEELRPAPAVRSHL; this is translated from the exons ATGACTTCACGTGACGGGTACCAGTGGACTGCGACGACAGGTCTACGTCAAGGTGTACCATCTATTGGTGTTATATCGCCACCCACGAATGTACTTTCAACAACAGAGGACTGGGATGTAGTTGTTGTCGGGGCAGGATATTCGGGTCTCACGGCATCTCGAGATGCCTGTCTCGCCG GACTCAAGGTACTTCTCATCGAGGCGCGCGATCGTATTGGAGGTCGCTCCTGGTCGTCTAACATTGGCGGATATCCTTTTGAAATGGGAGGCACTTGGCTAAGTTGGGGGCAACCTCATATTTGGCGAGAGGTCTCCCGTTACCAAATGAGAAGCGAGTTGGAACCGTGCTTCGATTTCTCTCGGGGCGTGAATCACTTTGAACTGCGCACTGGCAGCCAAGGCTCATCAATCTTTAGCCACTTGGAAGAG GATGCACTCCTCGCCAGTGCGTTGGAAAAGTTTGTTGATGTAGACGGCGCAATGGGGCGCCAGATCATTCCCTATCCGCACGATGCCTTCCACAACCCTGCGGCCCGGCAATATGATGACATGTCAGCTTTGGATCGTCTCAATGCGCTGGCCCAATCACTTACGCCAAATGAGCGCGCTGTATTAGAGAGCTTCATTCTGCTCTGCAGCTGTGGGACTCTGGAAACTACAAGTTTCTTTGAATTCCTTCATTGGTGGGCTTTATGCGACTACTCCTATAAGGGGTGTCTGCAGCATTTGATTTCATATAAATTCAAGGGGGGTCAATCCAGCTTCGCTATCAAATTCTTTCGTGAGTCACTGAGAACGGGACGGTTATCATACGCCTTCAACAGCCCAGTTCAGTCGATCAATGACCATGGCGACAGGGTTGTGGTAAAGACCCGCGATGGTCGCCAGTATAGTGGAGCCCGTCTAATCTCTACTATTCCATTGAACGTGCTCAGCTCCGTCCACTTTTCACCCCCTCTAAGTCCACAGCGCATGGCTGCCGCGAATATTGGTCATGTAAACCAATGCGTCAAGGTCCACGCAGAGGTCTCTTGCCCTGACATGCGGTCCTGGTCGGGGATTTCATACCCTTTTAACAAGCTTGCCTACGCCATCGGAGATGGTACCACGCCCGCTGGAAACACACACATTGTGTGCTTCGGGGGTGCACATAACCACATCCAACCCGAAGAGGACGTTGAGGCGACTAAAATGGCGGTGGAGAACATGTCGCCTGGGAACATGGATATCAAGCGATTA GTGTTTCATAACTGGTGCAAGGATGAATTTGCTAAGGGTGCATGGTTTTTTGCGCCTCCACAGCTTCTGTCCAAGTCATTAGACGAACTAAGGTGCCGGCATGGAAACGTGCTCTTTGCGAACTCTGACTGGGCAGTTGGCTGGCGCAGCTTCATTGACGGTGCTATTGAGGAGGGTACTCGGGCAGCGGTGACTGTAATAGAGGAGTTGCGACCAGCTCC
- a CDS encoding uncharacterized protein (predicted protein), with product MDTTSNEAAIRLEPLGGRGTFTIKTTSVVFLAIALYNAVELLILILANFHHHHGIYFWSMLLSTAVGVIPFSIGAIIDLYNLSPLWVILVMIDLGWIFMVGGQSVVLYSRLHLVSRNDRVLRYLRYIIIIDTILLATPMSIIYFATAYSKPTVWARAFYIMEVIQVIWFSVQECVISTFWIVETAKLIRLRPGYDRHRNRTMYEILAMNLAVISMDIALLVLQFSGYYYVQVPVKATVYSIKLKLEFAVLGKLVYLATHRVDSMGLEISPVMAPVDVAPSTSPSSGASKLHQSMKDSFGLWKPTQTHNAASEGLM from the coding sequence ATGGACACAACCTCGAACGAGGCTGCCATACGGCTAGAACCATTAGGTGGACGAGgcaccttcaccatcaaaaCCACCAGCGTGGTCTTTCTCGCAATCGCTCTATACAACGCGGTTGAGCTTCTGATCCTGATCCTGGCGAacttccatcatcatcatggcatCTATTTCTGGTCGATGCTCTTATCAACCGCCGTGGGGGTCATACCCTTCTCGATAGGTGCCATCATTGACCTCTACAACCTGAGCCCATTATGGGTGATCCTCGTCATGATCGACCTGGGGTGGATCTTCATGGTCGGCGGGCAAAGCGTCGTCCTCTACTCCCGGCTACATCTCGTGTCGCGGAATGATCGTGTTCTCCGCTACCTCCgctatattatcatcattGATACCATTCTCCTCGCCACGCCGATGTCCATCATTTACTTCGCCACTGCCTATTCGAAACCGACAGTATGGGCTAGGGCCTTCTACATCATGGAGGTCATCCAGGTCATCTGGTTCTCCGTCCAGGAATGCGTCATCTCCACCTTCTGGATCGTCGAAACCGCTAAGCTGATTAGGCTCCGCCCGGGATACGACCGCCATCGCAACCGAACTATGTACGAGATCCTGGCGATGAATCTCGCTGTTATTTCGATGGATATTGCGCTCTTGGTGCTACAGTTTTCGGGTTATTACTACGTCCAGGTGCCTGTGAAGGCAACCGTATACAGTATAAAGTTGAAATTGGAATTTGCAGTCTTGGGAAAGCTTGTATATCTCGCAACTCACCGGGTTGACTCCATGGGGCTCGAAATATCTCCAGTCATGGCTCCCGTTGATGTGGCTCCGAGTACCTCTCCGTCCAGCGGAGCTTCTAAATTACACCAGTCAATGAAAGATTCATTTGGGCTCTGGAAGCCCACACAAACGCACAACGCGGCGAGCGAAGGGCTGATGTGA
- a CDS encoding uncharacterized protein (predicted protein) — MTAVDITSNYSLFISLYIPAREDESSSRRRPLLRLPLGRHRTPTPKFRHLISKFKFMSAKKELLLAVPQKLQLLKSAGDLVRLNTRNEHARECAGESEEYPEL, encoded by the exons ATGACTGCAGTAGATATAACTAGTAATTATTCGCTTTTTATCTCATTATATATTCCAGCAAGGGAAGACGAAAGCTCGTCAAGACGGCGTCCACTCCTGAGGCTTCCTCTTGGAAGACACAGAACGCCCACTCCAAAATTCCGCCATCTAATCTCAAAGTTTAAGTTCATGTCGGCTAAGAAGGAGTTGCTGTTGGCCGTGCCACAGAAGTTGCAGCTGCTG AAATCCGCCGGCGACCTGGTCCGTCTCAATACCCGCAATGAGCATGCTCGTGAATGTGCTGGTGAAAGCGAAGAATATCCAGAGTTGTAG